In Apteryx mantelli isolate bAptMan1 chromosome 8, bAptMan1.hap1, whole genome shotgun sequence, the genomic window ATTCTGGCCCGTGTTGTGCAGGTGCtgctggggaaggaaaaagatgGGTGTGAATTGTAGGAACCGCCAAAGCTGCCTCTGCAGAACCCTGTCCTCTCTGGGTTTGGCAGATCTTTGTCAACAGCATGTTCCTAGGGAGTTTCCAGTTAGCGTTAAAATATCGTAGTGCCTCACTGAGACAACACAAGCAGCTGGATGTACAACCCTGGGGAAGACTGTGATTAGCAGCATCCCAGCAGTATGCTGCTTAGAGGAAAAGCACAAGTTTTTCAGCTGAATTGCTACAATCCACGGAAGGAAGCAGCGAGGATACCTTCCTTCTGCTAACTTGCCTTGAGCACACTTCTAGCTCCGCTTTAAACCACATAACATGTCTGACCCCAGCTGTCTGTCCTGCAAGGGCCGGGGGTTGCACAGCTCATCGGCTGCattagtgctgtggtgcagcttGAACGTAGCTTCCCAGCCCAGGGAGGCCCTGGAGATGTAGGTGCTCCTTCGAGGAGCCAGTCTGAGCCCAGACcttgggagcagggcagccttTCCCCACGGTGCCCGGGGCAGAGGAGGTGCACCAGCTGAAGGAAGGTGAGCCCAGGCCTCAGTAGGCTCTCATGGAGACAGAAAAGCGATGGCCATGGGTATTTTGAGCACTTGTCAAGGCTGGGAAGGGGCTTCTCTGCTGGGTTCATCCCAGAACATTGCTGGAGGGACAGACATTCCCTTTTTCCACCCCAGGCAGCCTCCAGCTGAATGGGGCAGGTTTTTCAGCAAGAGGAGAGATGCATGTTCCCCACACGGACACATTGTACCTTCACAGCAGGAGCAGGGACTAAAGGCAGGTCCTGGCTGAAGTCCAGATCCAGCAGGCTTTGCCCAGAAAACATGGCTTTGCTGCGAAAGCAAGTGCTAAAGCAAACAGCTTTAAGTTTTAATGGAGAGTGTTTTAGGACCACCTGTGTCTTGTGCATGCACCCACCTGCTACCTTGGATTCATTCTCCGATACTGAAGGAATTGGACCTGGACCACCCCAGACAGCTGAGCCCAGCGAGCAGGGTCACACCCTGGCACGTTCCTCAACAGCGAGGGCTGCTTAAGTGTTTTTTGCAATATCTCCCAGGAGGTCGGGGTGCAAATGTTTGTACTTGATATGAAAAGCAAGAAGAGCTGCTGAGGCTAAAGACCAGGCACTGTCTTCAGCACCCCTCTCTGAGTCACCAGGACTGTGTTTTGAAGAGTTTTAGGCTCAAGTCACTGAATGCCAGGGTTGCTCTGAGCACAGTCCTTCCTGAGAGACcagccatggctgggaagtgGACCTGAGAGTCACCAGCAACAGCAAATCAACACTCCTGGTCAGTAACTTTAATAGAATTAATTGGACATAGGGCAAGTTCTATAGATTTTCCAAAGCTGATAAGACCATTAGCATATCTGATGCCTGGTATGTTACAGAGTAGTCCTCCTCACGTTTCTTAACCATACCTTGGTTACGTTATACATTATAACCTATTCAGTCCCATGACGGACTGATCAGCAGGAGAACTGTAGTGACTGGAAAAGGGTCATTTCCAGCAGTGCCAGGGAGAAGCTGTCTGCATGCCTTGGGGTTGGTTTTCATTTTGATGTTATGAAGGAGATTTTGCAACAAAAACAACTCCTCCACCCAAGCGTAGGGTCTGTTTTATCCATTCCCTCAGTGTGCTGAAGACAGATCTCTTCATTAGTGGCTGTTTTCCACTTGGTCACTTTTTACAAGGAACGGCATGTTTTGGCTGGAGTTGTGCGTTCCTCATCCAGTGCTGGTTCCTCTCCCCAGGCTTGCTAGTGTGACCGGTGGGGCTGGGATCCCTCACCCtggggcacagaggctgcagagaTCTGTGGTGGTCCCACAACTCTGGAGCAGGTGGGGAGAGGCTTCCCCCACCTGGCACTGGGACCAGCTCTGACTAGGAGGGGAAGAAGGAGCCACCCGTGAGTGGCTTGCGAAAGAGGAGCTTCGGGTGGGTTTTGCAGGGGTGGATGGGGAGGCCTGGCAGACCTGCCTTGCTGCTCTACCCACACTGAGGcccctctgcagcctgctgttccCCGAGCTGCCAGTTTCCAGGCTTCACAGCATCTTCTCCCAGCATCAGTGGGGCCAGGGGGGTGCAGTGTCCTCCACCACTGTTTGGCCAGGGAGCACTTGGCTTCACTGCCCCATTCCTGTAGGACTCAGCTGTTCCCTCAGGGCTGGAGCAAACAGAGCTTCATTCTCCTGACAGATGTTGGGGGACTGATTTGTTATGTTATTTGTGTGGATTAGAAGAGCAGCAGGACAGACAAGGCATGTCCCAGTCAGCACCAGGAGCAGGGAGCATCTTTTAACTCCTGGGTTCAGCTTCCCCCCCACTAATGTTTTTGTTCCAGActccagctgaccctgcaggTGGCTTTAGAAAGGCAAACCCGACGGGTCCCAAGTGGGAAACTCAGAGGTCAGAAAGTGGAAAGATTTACCAAAGGTCAGGGAGTAAACAGCAGCGGAGCTTGGAGCACAAGCCAGTGACCAGTTCCCCTGACTACAAATGATTTCACTTGACCTCAGGGGAAGTGGGGAACAGGAACAGTCGCACTGGATTCCCTGTCTCTTGCAGCTATAGCCACGTTCCTTTCTTAGCGAAGTGTTTAATGTCAGAGGGACCCTATATGCAGCTGTACATAAACCAAACACTGGCACGCGGATACATGGAGGTGAAGCCTGGGCCACGGCAGCTCTCCCTCTGCGCAGCGCTGCGCACTCCTGGTCCTGCCTTGGCACCTGCTGTAACCATCTGGTCTTCCAAGGTATCCCGGGAACAGCAAAGCCCAGCTCAACAATAACATCGCGCTGAAGCACAAGGAGGTGCCAGGAAACTCGTGGTCACTCGCGGCGGGAGCGGGCTCCTCCCGCTGCGAGCGCCAAGGCCCTAAGAAGTAAACAGGGcgggcccggcgccccgcagGGCCCAGGTGCAGCCGGCGCAGGAGCCAGCGGCGGGGGCGGTTGCGCAGCAAGCGTCCCCTCGGCCTGCCCCGGGCTGCGGGGGGCGGGAAGGGCCGCGGAGGAGGTGCGGCGGCCACgccggggggcgcgggccgggccccgccgccatgACACCCCCATCGCGGGACCCCCGCCACTGCGGCTTGGCGCCACCGCAGCTCTCGCGAGACTTTCCGGGGGCGGCTCCGCGCATGCGCAGGGGCGGCCCGGTGGGACGCGCGCCTTCTCTTGGAGGACCGGAAGCGCACCCTCCTCCCGGCGGAATTTTCGCGTCCGTTCCCGCGGCATCTCCATTCTCATTGGCCGGGCGTTGCTCGGGGCGACGGCGCCGCTGCTGTGATTGGCGGCTCCGCgcgcaggcgccgccgccgcgcggggtcACCATGGCGGCGCCGGCCGGCAGGAGCGTGGTGTTCGTCACCGGCAACGCCAAGAAGCTGGaggaggtgtgtggggaggggggcgTTGCCTAGCAACCCGGGGGAGAGGGCGgcggcctgcccgcccgcccgccggcagGGCCCGGGgaagcggcggcgcccggcgcggctgaCGGTGTCGCCTCCCTCCGCGCAGGTCGTCCAGATCCTCGGCGACACGTTTCCGCACAAGCTGGTTGCCAAGAAAATAGACCGTGAGTTGGCGGTGgcgccgggaggccgcggcccggccgggcccggccgcccggcgTGACCGTCGGTTGTGTTGCAGTGCCGGAGTACCAGGGGGAGCCGGACGAGATCTCCGTGCAGAAGTGCCGGGAGGCTGCGCGCCAGGTCACTCGCTCTCCTGCCCGTGGGGAAGGGGGGTGGCGGATCCCCCGCCCCAGGGGCAGCGGGGGTGGGGGGTGCCCGGGTTTCGGGCCGCCGCATCCTAGGCCCGGCCCCGGAGAGCCCCCCAGGGCCCCCTTCCCCAGCTGCCCTGTCTTAGAGAGCCAAGAGGGGATCCCGGCCCACGAAAGCGCCGCTGTGCCTCCGGGGCAGCGGCCTTCCCTCTCCTCCGCTGGTCCCACCATTCCTGCCccccgcgggggggggtggggagctggCTCGGCTCTGCTCGTGTTTCTCCATGAGAGATCGTCACTCCCGTGTTTCAGCCACTTGAGCCTGCTGGGTGAGAAGCGGGGGTTTGGTTGCACCTCTGCTGGGGATTGCCTCCGAGCTGAAGAGCTCTAATGGCTGCTAAATTTTTTTGTGAAATCCCTGTTATTATGTGGAAACACCTTCCTCTTAGGGCTAATGTTTCTATCTCTTGGGCTTTTGCTGTAGGTTCGAGGACCCGTTATAGTAGAGGATACCtgcttgtgcttcagtgccttgGGGGGGCTTCCAGGACCATACATGTAAGTAGGAGGAAACTTCCTTCACCTTTCTCGTCTCAGGATTAGGAGTGTGGGTCGTTGGGATGTGCTTCATGGGAGATTCTCCATGCGCCAGGAGCTGTGGGGTCAGGAAGGCTATTGCTGTTCTAGTGTCCTCAGTTTCGTTCAGAACCACCAGGGTCAGGACTTAAACTCTTTGAGCCCTGCTGTGACTCACTCTGCAGGACAGGAGAGACAAACCTGAACTGGTGCCTCTGGCTCCCGGTCTCCTGTGCCCCCTCTTGCAGCCAGCTCGGGAACCCAGCCCCACGGTGGCATCCACACAACAGGGTTAAGATGCTGTGCGTTTCAGTAGGACTCTGGGCTGAGTGTCCCCTAAGTTCTAACACTTGCTTTTAGCAAGAAATGTCCCTTGTTCTGAGATGTCAGCTTAGTGTAGTGGGATCAAACTTACTCCGAGAATTAACTACGCTGAAGGTAATGCCAGTGAGAACCTTTGGCTTTGAGTAAGAGTGGTACATGTGGGGGGGGTTTCAGTTCAGGTCACTAACTTTGTATTAGTGTGTGGATGGTCTCACTGAGACTGCTTTAATCCAGCAGATAACAATATTATTACAATACAGTGTAATTCCTCTAATAAAATAACTGCCCTAGCTCCTGGGATTGCCTTTAAGTGGGACTACCTTTTTCAAATTATCTCTGCTTAGCTAAGCAGAGGCATAAACTCTTTATATAATTCAGTTGTCACTAGACCTGGGCATAAGACGTGAACAAGTTAGACTGAGAAATGGACTTcagcatgtctgtgctcatgagTGGGACCTGGGTTGTTTACATAGACCCCAGCCCTGCTATTGTTTTCACTGGGACCTGTTTAGTTTAAGACCTAGGTTTGTGTTTATTGATAAGTGGCCCAGATGAGGTAGTTTGAAGGCAGTCCATTTAAAAGGGATTTGAAGAGCTGTGGAAATGAAGGCACCAATGCCTCAGGAATGGCCATATTTATGTGTATTAATGACACaaatcatcttttctcttttctcccccctcagAAAATGGTTCCTGGAAAAACTCAAACCAGAAGGTACTGCCTCTCTGAGTTTCTGCTCTGCAAGTGATACTGTTCTTCCTAGTTACGGGCTCCTGGGGACAAATGTAACTGTGCAGCCAACGAATCCCTGCCTGTGTTGGGTTCTGCTGAGTGTGTTTGCCTGCCTCATGCCTGTTTCATAGCCAGCTCCTTTACCCTCTATCCCTTTGCATTCTCTCCTTAAGCCTGTTCTCTGCCCTACTTCATTGGATGTTGTCTCCTTGGGTAGCTTCAGCATCATATCTGCATTGGATTCCCAGATTTCTGCCTCCGTGGGCTGGTGGCAGGGTTTGTAGGAATCACTTGTCTTTCATCAAGGTGATCTGGAAGGCCTCCTGCCCCTTTGGCCTCTGCAAGCTCCTCTCCACGAATGCTAGCCTGCGCTGGTGTGCCAGAGCACAGTGACTGCGTTTGCTCCCACAGTTAAGAAAAGAGCGTGGTGCAAATCCCCTACTGGCATCATGAGCCCAGGCGTTAATCACGCTAGCTTGGAGTGTGCTTTAGTCCTTCTCTGGGGCCACACACTTGTTAGCTTCTGCCTCCAAACTAACAGTGGAGCCCTGCAGCTCAAACTGCGAGGCCCTGGCTTCGCGCAAGGGGAATCGGCCAAGAGCATCCTTTTGGCTTAGCTCTGTCGCCTCCCTGTAATTCTTGCTCTCTGTTGTTAGTGCGAATTCACAGTACTCACCTGATTTGTCTCTAGATGGGTGTGTTGCGCACTGAAGGAGATGCTGTAACAGTAGGAGCCTTTTTCTGTCATTCAGGTCTGTACAAACTGCTAGCTGGTTTTGAAGACAAATCTGCCTATGCTCTTTGTACCTTTGCATTCAGTCCTGGAAACCCAGAGGAGCCAGTGAAGCTGTTCAAAGGCCAAACGCATGTAAGTGTTGTACCTGGGGACAGGGAACATGCTGAGGGAAAGGGCTGTAATGTGACTCTGTTAATGGCATTGGCTCTAGTAAGGTCAACGTTAGTGACCCATGGATCAGCTGGATCACTGAGAGCCCTTGGAGCTTCTCTTGTTGGAAAAGGGCTGCAGGAGTTGCAGCTGACAGTCAGCGGGTGCTGGTTGCTGCAGCCCTTTCCCCCAGCTGCACATGTCCAACTCTTTGTGCGTTACCTCGATCTCTTCAGCCCCCTCGTCCCTCTAACAGGGCAGCGTCTGGGTGGCAGTGAGGGATGCAGACACGCGTGGGAGGACAGAGCTAAGCTATGTTCTCCAGTCAGCTTCCAGTCTATCTGCAATTCCTTGTTCCTATGCATGTGCAAGCCggcttccaaggaagctttgggATGTTGGAAGGGGGCAGTAAGGTCACTGACACAGCTCTGAGTACAGTCTTGATCTCAGTTAACATCAGAGGGTGGCGGGGGAGAAAAGGGGCTGTCGATGGAGAGCAACATGATGTTGCATTGAGTTTGGGGCTGCTAATTTTAGTCATGTCTTGGGGAACTGCTGGGAATGTAGACAGCACCAAGCCGTTGGTCGCCACAGTATGAAGTATGGCTGAGTGTAACTTTTCAGCCTGTGTTTGAAGTGTGACTGCAAGAGAGCACTGAGAAACCACAACTTATggggctttttttgctttctaatgGCAGGGGCTGATAGTTGAGCCCAGAGGCCCTAGAGACTTTGGCTGGGATCCCTGCTTTCAGCCTGATGGCTATGACCAGACGTAAGTAGCTTTTCACCTTTAGCTCTTTATGTAAGGAAAGCGAGGGGTTGATGTTGCTTCTTGTTTCCATGTCAAGAGGATCTGCTAAataaataagggggaaaaaaaaaaagtactttcatATAAAACAAGCAAACCAGAGTTCCCACCATGTGGAGGACtgctgggaagtgtggcaggattCATTTTGCTACTTAGGAGAAAAGGCAGAGGAGGATGGGCAGGGCCAGTGGGATTCCTGCTCTTCCTGTCCCCCCCTGGGCACTGTCTGTGTCCCCACCAGCCAGAGCTCACCTTGCAGGCACTGCTCCACTCGGGGCCTtcaggagctgggagcagagcaggccCGGCAGAACAGGTAGTGCCTCTCTCCAGAAACACCGAGGGCTCCAGGGAGCAGAGGCGCATGTTCCCCTCCCTGAGTAACCTGTGAGGGGTGAGTTACAGTCCCGCTCGTGGGGCTGCCTTAGCCTCTGGTCATGCCTGGCAGGCAGTGGCTGGCTGAAGCAGTCCAGCAGGGTTGTTTGGCCAACAGGGCAGAGCTGCTTCACCTGGCTGCAGGACAGTGCTCGAGCGCAGCTGGCAGACTGCTCTACACGCATGAGCCTGTTTTCTGtagctgagatgtgtgtggcttTTCTCTTACTGAAAGGGCTCCTGTGATTAATTTGGTAAGTGAATGTGCTTGCGTTATAGATTGCAGAAGGTTAGAGAGAGGGTGTTCAGAGAGTCAGTATAGAGAGCAGACACACGTATAGGATGTTCCCTTGCGTACTGAGAACACGGGAAAACCACATGTCGCTAGAGAGATGGCAAGCAAAGGGTGGATTCTCCGTGGTTTGGGACACATGCTATAGCATCTCTGTTGCTGTGAATTGTCTTGGTTTCTCTCACCTCCAGCTACGCTGAACTGCCCAAGGCAGTGAAGAATTCGATCTCGCATCGTTACAGAGCACTGAGCGAGCTCTCCACCTTCTTTCTCCAGAGCAACTCAACAGGTGCCCCCTCCAGTCCAAGCTAGTGTCCCGCCGCCTGCGGACACTGGATGTTGTACAGTTCCCATACAAGGCTGTAAGATCTCTTTTCAGCTGCGTCCTTAGATTAAAGCTGCTCATTCTGAGGCCACAAATacgtttttttcctgttcttgttTCTTCTGAAACGCCTGCAGTCCCAGGCAGTTTGCGTTGCTCGTTCTTTCCCCCCGCTGTCGGAGTGCCTGTGGTCAAACGTACGTGCGTGCTCACAGACTCACGGGCGGCTTGCGGAGGGGGGAGCTGCTGTAGcgggggagccccgcggccgcggccgcggctccgggcccgctctgcgcgctgccggggcggcggcgcgcgtcggagccgcgcgggggcggtgtcgcgcggcgggaggcggcctgGGGGCCGCGGTTGCCCTGCGCGGAAGGGCGAGCCAATGGGAAGCGGCCGGGAGAGGCGGCGGCCAATCCGCGGCCAGGACGCCGTTTCCCACGGCCCGTGACGCGCGCGGatgccgccgcggcgctgcgctgcgcggggccacgtgcggcggcgccggcgggacccgggaccgggaccggcgCGGCCATGGAGCTGCTGCCGCGGAGCCCCCGGGAGTTCGGCTCCGCCGGCTACTGGGAGCGCTTCTTCCGGCAGCGCGGCGAGCGGCCCTTCGAGTGGTACGGGGCCCTGCCGGAGctgcgcgccctgctgcgcagGTACCTGCGGCCGCGGGACAAGGTGAGCCCCGGCCAGGCCCCCCCGCGCCGGCAGCAGCGCGGCCTCCCGGCGCTGCGTGTGCCCCGGCGCGGCCTCGCCCTGCCGCCGGGTCTGCGGCAGGAGGAGAGCGGGAGAGACCCCCGTGTTGCCCCGGCGGAGGGAGCTCTGCGCGGGAAAACGCCTGGATGCCCCCGAGACGGAAACGCGGCACAAACGCGGCACTTCTGCACGCTGTGCACATGTGACTTTTCTCTGGGGAAATGTTGTCTGAGGCCCTTAGGGAGCACACCTGAAGGTAGTGCCGGTGCGTTTTTCACTGGGGGTGTGTGGCTGTGGCTGATCTCTATTGCGTTTGCTTCTAAAACACTTTGGGGCACGTTTGCAGGGCGTTCTCACCGTCACCGCTGCTCTTGTCCCGCTTCCCAGGTTCTCGTGGTGGGCTGCGGAAACTCGGAGCTGAGTGAGCAGATGTACGACATGGGGATGTGCGAGGACATCGTGAACATCGACATCAGCGATGCGGTCATCCGCCAGATGCGAGAACGGAACGCGAGCAAGAGGCCGAAGATGAGCTACCTGCTGATGGACATGCTTCAGATGGACTTCCCCGACGCCCTCTTCCAGGTCGTCTTGGACAAAGGCACACTCGATGCCATCTTCACTGATGAAGAGGAGGCCACTCTAGCCAAGGTGGACAGGATGTTTGCCGAGATCAGCCGGGTCCTCCAGGTAGGAGGACGCTACCTCTGTGTCTCCTTGGCTCAAGCCCATGTGCTGAAGAAGGCGGTGGAATACTTCTCCCAGGAAGGCTGGGTAGTGCGTGTCCATCAGGTGGCCAGCAGTGGGGACAAGCAGCAGTTTGTCCTACCTATCTTTGTCTACGTcatgactaagtttaaaaaaGTCCCTGGCTCGGCACCACAAATCCTGGAGATCTGCCCCGAGGAGCAGGACAAGCCGATGCGGGTGGAGAGCACAGAGCGACTGGTGGAGGCAGTGAAGGACAGGCAGCATTACGCCCTGCTCCGCAGCCAGCTGAGCAAAGCCTCCAGTGGGGAACAGCTTTCCCTGGATCTGTGCAGCAAAGAGAGTGGGAAGCCTCGTTACACTCTGCACGTGGTCGACAGCCCCTCGATGAAACCCTCCCGGGACAATCACTTCGCCATCTTCATCAGTGAGTACAGCTTCTC contains:
- the ITPA gene encoding inosine triphosphate pyrophosphatase translates to MAAPAGRSVVFVTGNAKKLEEVVQILGDTFPHKLVAKKIDLPEYQGEPDEISVQKCREAARQVRGPVIVEDTCLCFSALGGLPGPYIKWFLEKLKPEGLYKLLAGFEDKSAYALCTFAFSPGNPEEPVKLFKGQTHGLIVEPRGPRDFGWDPCFQPDGYDQTYAELPKAVKNSISHRYRALSELSTFFLQSNSTGAPSSPS